The Alosa sapidissima isolate fAloSap1 chromosome 17, fAloSap1.pri, whole genome shotgun sequence DNA segment ggtagcaacgaacagtgtttaaaggataaacgtaggcctatttcAGTAGACCTCAATAGTCATTGAACTGGAAAATCTTCATCAGTGACAGTTCCACCAATGGCCACTAGAGAGTAGCAACTTATTAGTGTTCAGCAAAAAAGCCTTTCGGTCCTGAGGGCAAAACTTTGTATTTGGAgaccatgtactgtatgcaagaAGACACATGTTATTGTACCATTCAGTGTTAAAATGCTGAAAATATGTATTTGCTGGAGTGGACAGATATCAATTATTAAGTCTATCCAGATCATTTCACAGACATGTCAAGTACCTCTGGGATGCACTCTTAGGTATTACATTGTAGAAGAGCTGAAAACCAAGCATTTTACTCTCCTTATACTAGTGAGCTGTAACATAAATGAATCTTAAGTGTTAAATCTTGTCATACATAGAGTTTAAATGTGTATTGTATGGCAAGTCATGCTTGAAATACATAAAGTAAAATTATGCATGCTAAAAAAAAGTATCTCTATTTTGCTTTATATTCTTGCAAACCATGTTCCCCTCGTTTTCTAGATTAGTTCTCCTGTTTGAATTTGCAGTGCCACCCATCTGTCAAATAACAACAGAGAGAATTatgttattatttttaaaaaggctCCTTTTGTTATGATTTGAAATCTGTATGTGACCCCAGAATAAAAAAGAGGTAAGTCTGGCTGTTCTTTATACAAATAAAATGATTATAATCTTGATTCACATTATGATGGATTTTAAAAGGAGTTTGACAGTCGTCAGTCTTGAGTACTGTGGAGGAAAGTGAGAGGATCTTTACTGAAATGATCCGCTCCATTGAGAGAAGACGCTCTGAGGTGACAGCTGAGAATTAGAACACTTtttcatactgtacatttcattTTTAACCAATGGAGTTGTACACATTGAGTTTCCagtctctctgttcctcctctgCAACTAACAAcccatcagacacacagcaaAGACAGAGCTGTCTTTTTATGAGGTTAAAGGAAGACTTTCCCAGCTCAGGGAGAAACTAGAGGATGCTTATAACAGCCATTTCTACAGCTGGTATCATGGAcggatgtattaagggccccccactaattgtcgcatatgtgggagggggggtttgggggtcctcccccagacatTTTATaacttgtttgatgtgatttcctagcctggaaaatccagaccctgataatctagaaagattaagggtctggcaaagagcaatgtaatggcccaactcgaggggcggcaacaagcatgcatttaaaaatctcacaacacaacactagaccatgtttactttgaatgatttcggacttcgacacaatgggataacactacgaccaatatgtactgtcctccaacgttgcagcactgtcttcatcagtttagctgagGGAAACTGAGTTGTAGAAAACACTAATAAGAATAATTGCCATCGAGACCATGCAGACAGATTTGATACATCAAATGAGGTTCTGTGTAGTGAAGCTTTATCTAAATGCTGCTATTGGGAGGTTGAATGGTCAGAACTAGACGTTTacataagggataatgtatagaacgccggtcattattgggaaaataagtcccgaaagggcgaaccggaccccgacgcgcagcggaggggtcttgttccgccctaaagggacttattttcccaataatgaccggcgttctatacattatccctttattacacggctacttgccaaaacaaaacaataaattccccacgatgtgactctttagcctacatagcctaggctatagcctatttgttaccgtttcatcgtggcttttggtgagaaacatAGTTCgacaacagcacacgctgaacttgagtcaaacattctttagaacacagctgatcaaccgtctgctttcacttttgaattaagttccagtccttgcgtagtgatatgaaagacatgaaatagaagcacaaagcccattttccttgacagcggtctgttatacttagcaacggtctgttattgagaattagcagaccgccgaacgttgggaaggcccattcaagtgaatggagcattcttcagcataatggagagccgtgtaataaattgCTGTATCATACAAAGGGCTGAAGAGGAAAGGAGGTTCTAATGATGCCATTGTTGGACATAATAACAGGTCTTGGAGTTTGTGGTGCAGTTCATCTACAGTAAGTGCACGTTCATCCATGATAACAAATGCACTGCACTCTCTCATGCCCCCACTTCCTCTAGAATAGGAGTATATGTGGATCACAGGGCAGGAAATCTGTGCTTATACAGTGTCTCTGATACATTGACTCATCTGCACAAAGTACAGGCTACATTCACAGAGCCATTATATGCTGGCTTTTGGGTCAGCACGGGCAGCAGAATTAAAATTGGTCAGTGACCTAAAACAGAAGTGAATACCCATGCCTAATTTTAGTTTCTGACAAATATGTTGTTTCTTTTGGAATTTTGATCTCATTTAGGCTATAATGATCTCTATCCATAAGCGGTGCTTGTGCTCGTGATCAAGGATTcacctttaaaggtgccatgtgtaatatctgccaaaaaatcaattcatactccacattccataaaagatgggggcagtatacctccagaaagtgagttggtctaccctagaataacaaccgagaaacgtgtattgcagtttggctggcggttatgttgcccgcatactgcctcccatggccgaaactggtattatgacacctgtcgggctgtggctagtaatttagcatgctaattctggttgatatctctgcagcactataccttggcatttttttaatgacatcatcgcccatatttcttctcattcatttgatgcgtgtagctcattttttggatatttttacctcaattcttacacatggcacctttaaaggtgAATTTCCAATTGTTCACATAGATCTCTCAAGGTCACAAGTACCCTCGGTAgggaaaaaaagggaaacaaTCAGTGCTACTTAGCTTGAGTTGCTGTAGCTaacagctagagcagccaggcagctgggggcatttttaaaataatttgtAGACAACGAAAGGTGTTACAGACTCTCGTCAGTATAGCCCTTCCAAAATCATTGTGCATGTTTTATTGACTGATTTCATAATTTAAGTAACAGTGGACACTTATACTTTCCTATAGAAAAATGACTAAATCAAATATGCAAGGATGTGGAAATGACCAACAACTGTAAGAGTAAGCATAAGAGTAAACATCAATAGCAATCAGCAAATAAAAAGATATTTTGATGAACGGTacttttgttgtcttttttttggTGTTCAAACAACAGGCAGTGTTCAAACAGTGTTCAAACAACAGGCAGTCCGCTCTCCCTTATTCTGCCTTTATTGTTTTATTCACTATGAGCCTTTCACATCCTGGTTTTTCATTCGTCATTTGTGATCTTTTTTCCTACATTGTTAACGGGGACAGAATCCTCTACATTTCAAACACAACATAGCAAAACAGAACAAAGACATACAGAATGTATAGTAAAATAAACATCTTTGGTTTCACTTTGGTTTAATGTGGTCATTTTAAAAGGAGTATTTTTTTAGAGACTGACCTTGATTTCTTGTTCCTGTCTATGAAACTGGTTGGTGCAGTTTTGTCCCTCTCCTGCAATCTCATACTGTATAGAGCAAGCCACTCCCATTCCCCAGATCCCCTCTCATTACAGTAAACTGAAAGTGAATAGTTTAGTTCTGTACTTGAGAGGGGTCAGAGAATATGGTAAAATGGCTGCAGTAATAGACTTATGGACTCAGGAGCACTTCAACTGTCCGATATGCCTGGATCTGCTGAAGGATCCTGTCTCTCTTCCCTGTGGACACAGTTTCTGTATGGACTGCATTACAGGCTGCTTGAATCAGGAAGATCAGAAGAGAGTCTACAGCTGCCCACAGTGCCGACAGACCTTCACTTCGAGGCCTATTCTAGGAAGAAACACAATGCTGGCTGAAGTGGTGGACAAACTGAAGATCATGGGACTCCAGGCTGCTCCTCCTGCTCACTGTTATGCTGGACCTGGAGATGTGGAGTGTGATGTTTGCACTGGGCGAAAACAAAAGTCTGTCAAGTCCTGTCTGGTGTGTCTGTCCTCTTACTGTGAAACTCACCTCAGAGTTCATAATGATCTCAACCCAGGGAAGAAACACAAAGTAATTGATGCCACTGGAAACCTACAGGATCTGATCTGCTCTCAACATGATAAATTATTGGAGGTCTATTGTCGTactgaccaaaaatgtatatgtgtgctgtgtgctatgGATGAACACAAACAACATGATACAGTTGCAGCCACTACACAGAGGACAGTGAAACAGGTAAGGATGTGATCTTGCCCTATAGTGTCATTAATTATTGCTCATATGTATCAGATCAAGAGTTTGTGCTCAGGGAAGACATTGCTTAGGGTCAGAGCTCTGCTCTGCAGCATTGCCACTTTGCTCAAACTGTCTCTCATAGGACACAGTCTTTCATAAACATTTCAGAGCAGGGGTCATACCCTGTCCTTATCAGGATACAGACAGCCGATGGTAATATTTGACCATAATCAGCTGTTTTAGAGATTTTAGGATTTTTGCTAAATCCGGTCCATACATGTCTATACACCATAATTAGTTATCTATAATACACCCCACAATAAGTAAACCTGAATACTGTTGCTTTAAGTATAACATTGTTATGTTCTTGACTAAAGTGCAAATGAACAATTTACCTACCACAGAAACAGTTACAGGAATTGATGTTGAAAGTCCAGTGGCAAATacaagagaaagtgaaagaactCAAGGAGCTTCGACAGGATGTAAAAAATCTGAAGGTAAGTGCTGACCTCAAGTTAAGGCAGAGTGAGGAGACACACTGACACTGAGTGTGAAGAATAAGCTCTCCAGGATGATATTCAAACTGTCATTTGTGTCTCTTAACAGATCTCTGCTCAGGCAGTAGTGGTGGAGAGTGAGAGGATCTTCACTGAAATGATCCGCTCTGTCGAGAGAAGACACTTTGAGGTGATAGAGCTGATCAGAGATCAGGAGAGGGCTGAGGCAAGTCGAGTTGAAGAACTCATGGGGAAACTGGAGCAAGAGATTGCTGAGCTGAAGAAGAGTGAGACGGACTTGGAGCAGCTTTCACATACTGAGGACCACATCCTTTTTCTACTGGTAtaactttctgtttctctctttctgccttgcTGACTCATCCAAACACAATGATAATGTGGGATGTAATAAGGAAGGAAATAAACTTGTTATTTCTCCACTTGTGTTTACAGGgctttccatctctttctccacctTCTGAATCCATGATTGGAGATATAGTCCATGTAAATGAAGATCTGTGCTTTGAGGTGGTgatgaaaaatatttattttctcaAAGAACAAATAGAACACTTCTGCTCACTGGGAGTTGGGCAAATGTCTGGAAAAGGTATGAGTCATTTTCTTTTAGTAAACAGTTATT contains these protein-coding regions:
- the LOC121688188 gene encoding E3 ubiquitin/ISG15 ligase TRIM25-like isoform X1 — its product is MAAVIDLWTQEHFNCPICLDLLKDPVSLPCGHSFCMDCITGCLNQEDQKRVYSCPQCRQTFTSRPILGRNTMLAEVVDKLKIMGLQAAPPAHCYAGPGDVECDVCTGRKQKSVKSCLVCLSSYCETHLRVHNDLNPGKKHKVIDATGNLQDLICSQHDKLLEVYCRTDQKCICVLCAMDEHKQHDTVAATTQRTVKQKQLQELMLKVQWQIQEKVKELKELRQDVKNLKISAQAVVVESERIFTEMIRSVERRHFEVIELIRDQERAEASRVEELMGKLEQEIAELKKSETDLEQLSHTEDHILFLLGFPSLSPPSESMIGDIVHVNEDLCFEVVMKNIYFLKEQIEHFCSLGVGQMSGKDFQVPTTESKTREHFLTYSSHLQLDLNTVHRNLCLGRQTTEVFYCGAVQLYPDNPERFDCWQQVLCRKGLTGRCYWEAEWSESGLWGGYTAVSYKGIHRKGGGNESRFGHNNQSWSLHHSPNKCSFLHDKTETELPPVISCSRIGVFVDHKAGILSFYCVSDTMILLHKVQTKFTQPLYPGFWVPVGSQVKLSF